In Syngnathus acus chromosome 21, fSynAcu1.2, whole genome shotgun sequence, one genomic interval encodes:
- the LOC119139696 gene encoding syncytin-A-like, protein MATPPSGSSEEAVFFAKRVTLKNQGTSLLLTFALPDGQIRPPNATLFNTSCWGFQLWAWSSGVDPHFPVVICINKTMSVADRPGMNNYTKTAGVRITSVLLTDIDSYFMASTGISGQTNNWLLMTEQAAKMANTSCVVCMGPRPLLKIIPANVVPKCAVVLMLNSSIPPTHDCFIWDRIYPVSPMTKNKPLFSSTVAKGTYTCIKLPGTGVKLGALAAPMCASLIDVTAPFLPIARSDIWFWCNSNKLYDGLPLNSSGVCALVTLLLPVQLIPMTPYDLGSFVKSMVPKFWLRTKRIAEWQGATDPTYIDAIGVPRGVPDEYKLVNQIAAGFESALCWWCTLNKNVDRINYIHYNVQRLGNWTEAGFKAVHSQLAATSLMAFQNRMALDMLLSKEGGVCAMFGEQCCTFIPNNTAADGSLSQALEGLRTLNGKMKEHSGVNTEVWNNWLNVFGKYRTLVSSILVSLAVFSAVLTLCGCCCIPCLRSLINRLITTAISPAAETFPLLQGDDFVTDEGCLSSNGSIFEASVVNLSKLFPDSDIEY, encoded by the exons atggccacccc GCCCTCTGGTTCCAGTGAAGAGGCTGTGTTTTTTGCTAAGCGAGTGACTTTGAAAAACCAAGGCACGAGCCTCCTTTTGACCTTTGCACTTCCTGATGGCCAAATTCGGCCTCCAAATGCCACTTTGTTTAACACTTCCTGTTGGGGGTTTCAGTTGTGGGCTTGGTCCTCCGGTGTTGATCCTCATTTCCCTGTCGTAATCTGCATTAACAAAACTATGTCAGTGGCCGACCGTCCCGGTATGAATAATTATACTAAAACAGCTGGAGTGAGGATCACGAGTGTGCTCCTCACTGATATAGATAGCTATTTCATGGCCTCCACAGGAATAAGTGGTCAGACGAACAACTGGCTTCTTATGACTGAACAAGCCGCAAAGATGGCTAACACCAGTTGCGTCGTGTGTATGGGACCAAGACCCCTTTTAAAAATTATACCTGCAAACGTTGTTCCAAAGTGTgctgttgttttaatgttgaacTCATCCATACCACCTACTCATGATTGTTTTATATGGGATAGGATTTATCCAGTTTCTCCCATGACGAAAAATAAAccccttttttcttccactgtaGCTAAGGGTACTTACACGTGCATCAAGCTGCCTGGTACCGGTGTGAAGCTGGGTGCTCTAGCTGCACCAATGTGTGCTTCCTTGATAGATGTTACCGCCCCTTTTTTGCCCATTGCTCGTAGTGATATTTGGTTTTGGTGTAATAGTAACAAACTTTATGATGGGTTGCCTTTGAATAGCTCTGGAGTTTGCGCTTTGGTGACCCTTTTGCTTCCTGTTCAATTGATACCCATGACTCCTTATGATCTGGGATCTTTTGTTAAGTCTATGGTACCCAAATTCTGGTTAAGAACGAAGCGAATCGCTGAATGGCAGGGCGCGACAGATCCAACGTACATAGATGCCATTGGTGTTCCTAGAGGAGTACCGGATGAGTATAAGCTGGTGAATCAGATAGCAGCTGGTTTTGAATCCGCCCTGTGTTGGTGGTGCACTCTTAACAAAAATGTCGACAGGATCAATTACATCCATTACAACGTGCAGAGGCTTGGAAATTGGACCGAGGCGGGTTTTAAGGCGGTCCACTCCCAACTGGCCGCTACTTCCCTCATGGCTTTCCAAAACCGAATGGCCCTTGACATGCTACTCTCAAAAGAGGGCGGCGTCTGCGCCATGTTTGGGGAGCAATGCTGCACGTTTATTCCAAATAATACTGCCGCTGATGGAAGCCTGTCCCAGGCTCTTGAGGGCCTGAGGACCTtgaatgggaaaatgaaggaaCACAGTGGAGTGAACACGGAGGTTTGGAACAACTGGCTAAATGTGTTCGGAAAATACCGTACCCTGGTTTCCTCGATCCTAGTCTCCCTTGCCGTTTTTTCTGCTGTTTTGACCTTGTGTGGATGTTGTTGTATTCCGTGTCTCCGGTCTCTAATTAACAGATTAATTACAACTGCTATCTCTCCAGCAGCTGAGACTTTTCCGTTGCTCCAAGGGGACGACTTTGTGACTGACGAGGGTTGTCTCTCTAGCAATGGCTCCATCTTTGAAGCTTCTGTGGTAAACCTGTCCAAATTGTTTCCCGACTCTGACATTGAATATTAA